In the genome of Desulfofarcimen acetoxidans DSM 771, one region contains:
- a CDS encoding cofactor-independent phosphoglycerate mutase, giving the protein MKYLILLGDGMADYKIPELGDKTPLQYAKTPHMDYLAANGEIGQVWTVPEGFPPGSDVANLSAMGYNPKTCYSGRSPLEAYSMGIIMSETDVSFRTNLVTLTEEPEEYEQKTILDHSSDEITTEEARELIGEIRKHLSTEELQFFAGISYRHLLIWKNGHLDIELTPPHDIPGRCIADYLPKGPHSRVLLEMMKKSYVLLNDHPVNRSRRRNNLRPANSIWFWGEGKKPSMENFYKKYGLKGSVISAVDLIMGLGKCAGMDVVKVEGATGGTHTNFRGKALAALEELKKGKDFVYIHVEAPDEAGHRGELDTKIKTIEEIDGQMLSVLLPGLEEFDDYKIMLLPDHPTPLAIRTHTKDPVPFAILRKGVKKQSNVTYCEEDAAKSGLKFAAGHELMNYFING; this is encoded by the coding sequence ATGAAATATTTGATACTTTTAGGTGACGGTATGGCCGATTATAAAATACCTGAGTTGGGAGATAAAACACCACTGCAATATGCTAAAACGCCGCATATGGATTACCTGGCTGCCAACGGAGAAATAGGCCAGGTCTGGACGGTGCCTGAGGGTTTTCCTCCGGGAAGTGACGTGGCCAACCTCTCAGCTATGGGCTATAATCCTAAAACTTGCTACTCGGGCCGCTCACCGCTGGAAGCTTACAGCATGGGTATTATCATGAGTGAAACCGATGTTTCTTTTCGCACCAATCTGGTCACTCTGACCGAAGAGCCGGAAGAATACGAGCAAAAAACTATTCTCGACCATAGTTCAGATGAAATAACTACGGAAGAAGCCAGGGAGTTAATAGGGGAAATAAGAAAACACCTGTCTACCGAAGAATTGCAGTTTTTTGCCGGTATCAGCTACAGGCATTTATTGATATGGAAGAACGGGCACCTGGATATAGAACTGACACCGCCTCACGATATACCCGGGAGATGTATTGCGGATTACCTGCCCAAAGGCCCGCACAGCCGGGTACTGTTGGAGATGATGAAAAAGAGCTATGTTTTGTTGAATGATCACCCGGTAAACAGGAGCAGGCGCAGGAATAACCTGCGTCCTGCCAATTCCATTTGGTTTTGGGGTGAAGGCAAGAAGCCCTCAATGGAAAACTTTTATAAGAAATACGGGCTTAAAGGCTCAGTCATTTCAGCTGTTGATTTAATCATGGGACTTGGCAAGTGTGCCGGCATGGATGTGGTTAAAGTGGAAGGGGCGACGGGCGGTACACATACAAATTTTAGAGGAAAGGCTCTGGCTGCTCTGGAGGAACTGAAGAAAGGCAAGGATTTTGTTTATATTCACGTAGAAGCCCCGGATGAAGCCGGACACAGGGGGGAACTGGATACCAAGATAAAAACCATAGAAGAAATAGACGGGCAAATGCTGTCTGTTTTGCTGCCGGGGCTGGAGGAATTCGATGATTACAAAATAATGCTGCTTCCGGATCATCCTACCCCGCTGGCTATCAGAACGCACACCAAAGACCCTGTACCCTTTGCTATTCTGCGCAAGGGTGTGAAGAAACAGAGCAATGTCACCTACTGTGAAGAGGATGCAGCGAAAAGCGGCTTAAAATTTGCTGCCGGGCATGAGTTGATGAATTACTTTATCAACGGTTAA
- a CDS encoding sensor histidine kinase, producing the protein MTLLLFGMLVYVFLRQMLVSEIDTSIAGRAKKVVQSITIIGPFDFPLQQIILPDIDVFASPNTYLQVIDAHGVLKASSHNLGRQAFPLGASTMKKASQGNAFYETVYSGEQPLRIYNLPLILGGKFIGVLQVGQSLVAIETPLSRLRFILFTGSGVTVVLAGTLGWLLARTALRPIDEITKTASAIQEAHDLNRRIKYDGPGDELARLAETINAMLERLNFAYQKLDQSYRSQKRFLADASHELRTPLTIIRGNIELLQQMGDAEPEIRTEALADISEESRRMSWLVEDLLSLARADAGQKMSEELVSLRELLADVIHRAEKLAGPVNLEATNIFVSEDNYVYGNKEYLAKLILILLDNAFKYTEPGGSVLLKTELADKEACIAVIDTGTGIAEENLEQIFERFYRIDQSRGSRGTGLGLSIARWIAEQHDARIEVKSTLGQGSEFTVRLPLHENIKN; encoded by the coding sequence TTGACTCTTCTTTTGTTCGGCATGCTGGTATATGTTTTTTTAAGGCAAATGCTGGTTTCGGAAATTGATACCTCCATAGCCGGAAGGGCTAAAAAGGTAGTTCAATCCATTACCATTATCGGTCCTTTTGATTTTCCGTTGCAACAAATCATCCTGCCTGATATAGATGTTTTCGCTTCTCCTAACACTTATTTGCAGGTAATTGATGCCCACGGAGTGCTAAAAGCCAGCTCGCATAATCTGGGACGGCAGGCTTTTCCTCTCGGTGCGTCAACCATGAAAAAGGCAAGCCAGGGCAACGCTTTTTATGAGACGGTTTACTCGGGCGAGCAACCCCTGCGCATTTATAACCTGCCTTTAATTTTGGGGGGGAAGTTTATCGGAGTTTTACAGGTGGGTCAATCCCTGGTGGCTATTGAAACACCGCTCAGTCGGCTTCGTTTTATTCTTTTTACCGGCAGCGGTGTAACTGTGGTACTGGCAGGTACACTGGGCTGGCTCCTGGCCCGTACCGCACTGCGGCCAATTGATGAAATAACCAAAACAGCCTCGGCCATTCAAGAAGCACATGATTTAAACCGGCGTATCAAATATGACGGACCAGGAGATGAACTGGCACGTCTGGCTGAAACCATTAACGCCATGCTGGAGAGACTGAACTTTGCCTATCAGAAACTGGACCAGTCCTACCGCTCGCAAAAGCGCTTTCTGGCTGATGCCTCACATGAGTTACGCACACCCTTGACTATCATCAGGGGCAATATAGAATTGCTGCAGCAAATGGGAGATGCCGAGCCTGAAATAAGAACTGAGGCACTGGCGGATATTTCGGAGGAGTCCAGGAGAATGTCCTGGTTGGTTGAGGACTTGCTGTCCCTGGCCCGGGCTGACGCCGGGCAGAAAATGAGCGAAGAGCTTGTATCACTCCGGGAATTGCTGGCTGATGTAATTCACCGGGCAGAAAAACTGGCCGGCCCGGTTAATCTTGAAGCAACTAATATTTTTGTTAGCGAGGACAATTATGTTTATGGCAATAAAGAATACCTGGCCAAGCTAATCTTAATTTTATTGGACAACGCATTTAAATACACAGAACCGGGCGGTTCCGTGCTGCTTAAAACAGAACTGGCAGATAAAGAAGCCTGCATTGCCGTTATAGATACAGGGACAGGTATTGCAGAAGAAAACCTGGAACAAATCTTTGAACGGTTCTACCGGATCGACCAATCAAGGGGATCCAGAGGAACAGGACTGGGACTCTCCATCGCTAGGTGGATTGCCGAGCAGCATGATGCCAGAATCGAGGTTAAGAGTACTTTAGGCCAGGGCTCTGAGTTTACCGTCCGGTTGCCTTTGCATGAAAATATAAAAAACTGA
- a CDS encoding response regulator transcription factor has product MSSNILVIDDDPRITALLKRTLLFNGYTVEAANDGKAGITLLENNHFDLVILDVMMPGLDGWQVCGQIREYYDLPVLMLTARDEVEDRVKGLDLGADDYLVKPFAMTELLARIRALLRRSGKTEAQPAILSYADLSMDTGTREVFRNKRQLNPTAREYELLKLFMENPRLVLNKELIMERIWGYDYQGESNVLEVYIVMLRNKLEACGEKRLIHTVRGAGYVLKE; this is encoded by the coding sequence TTGTCAAGCAATATTTTGGTTATAGATGATGATCCCAGGATCACAGCTTTGTTAAAGAGAACTCTTCTTTTTAACGGATATACGGTTGAAGCAGCCAATGACGGAAAGGCAGGGATTACTCTCTTAGAAAATAATCATTTTGATTTAGTAATTCTGGACGTGATGATGCCCGGTCTGGATGGCTGGCAAGTCTGCGGGCAAATCAGGGAATACTATGATTTACCCGTTTTAATGTTGACCGCCAGGGATGAAGTGGAAGACAGAGTAAAAGGGCTTGATTTGGGAGCCGATGATTACCTGGTCAAACCTTTTGCCATGACTGAGTTACTGGCCAGGATCCGCGCGCTGCTGCGCAGGAGCGGTAAAACGGAAGCTCAGCCGGCAATACTCAGTTATGCCGATTTGTCCATGGATACCGGCACCAGAGAGGTATTCAGAAATAAAAGACAGCTTAATCCAACTGCCAGGGAATATGAACTGTTAAAGCTTTTTATGGAAAACCCCCGACTGGTACTCAACAAGGAATTGATCATGGAAAGAATATGGGGTTATGATTACCAGGGCGAATCAAATGTTTTGGAAGTTTATATTGTCATGCTGAGAAATAAATTGGAGGCTTGCGGTGAAAAGCGCCTTATTCATACAGTGAGAGGAGCAGGTTATGTATTAAAAGAATAA
- a CDS encoding trypsin-like peptidase domain-containing protein: MVFKNRKITLTNLLLVILIFTVIAATITAKRSSAEEDTGNTAQTISMPAVGPNTIADMVDKASSAVVKINTTVEQQVTGVNPLFSDPFFREFFGHQYQVPSRTEVQHGIGSGFIISKEGLILTNEHVIDGASKIEVLLDNDKNPLTAKLVGKDKDLDLAVLKIEPTKDLPVLKLGNSDNTRVADWVVAIGNPYGLDHTVTVGVVSAKSRPVDIEDRHYKNLLQTDASINPGNSGGPLLNLKGEVIGINTAINASAQGIGFAIPSNTVQAVLNDLETGQLKHPWLGVSVQALTQELADALGLQNTQGALVGSVSSGGPAEKAGLQRGDVIIKYNDTQIDNEQKLIDCVQKSKVGDTAVMVVVRNKNNIFLTATIEDKNSQ; encoded by the coding sequence GTGGTATTTAAAAACAGAAAAATAACTTTAACTAATTTACTTCTGGTTATCCTGATCTTCACTGTCATAGCCGCTACGATCACAGCCAAAAGGTCTTCCGCCGAAGAAGACACAGGCAATACGGCACAAACCATCAGCATGCCGGCAGTCGGCCCAAACACCATAGCTGATATGGTGGATAAAGCCAGTTCAGCAGTGGTAAAAATAAACACCACCGTTGAGCAGCAGGTTACCGGTGTCAATCCCCTGTTTAGTGACCCGTTCTTCAGGGAGTTTTTCGGTCATCAATATCAAGTGCCGAGCAGAACCGAAGTACAGCACGGTATTGGCTCCGGCTTTATTATTTCTAAAGAAGGCTTGATTTTGACCAACGAGCATGTCATCGACGGCGCCAGCAAGATAGAAGTATTACTGGATAATGATAAAAATCCCCTAACCGCCAAACTGGTTGGTAAAGATAAAGATCTGGATTTAGCCGTGTTAAAAATTGAACCGACTAAGGATTTACCGGTTTTAAAGCTTGGCAATTCCGACAATACCAGGGTTGCTGACTGGGTAGTGGCTATCGGTAATCCTTACGGGCTTGATCATACTGTAACTGTAGGTGTGGTCAGCGCTAAAAGCCGCCCGGTGGATATTGAAGACAGGCATTATAAAAACCTATTGCAAACTGACGCATCCATTAACCCCGGCAACAGCGGCGGCCCGCTCCTCAACTTGAAGGGCGAGGTAATCGGTATAAATACAGCCATCAATGCCAGCGCGCAGGGTATCGGCTTTGCTATACCCAGCAATACTGTCCAGGCAGTACTAAATGATCTGGAAACCGGACAATTGAAGCATCCCTGGCTGGGAGTATCTGTACAGGCATTAACTCAGGAGCTGGCTGACGCTCTGGGCTTGCAAAACACTCAGGGAGCGCTGGTCGGCAGTGTCTCTTCCGGCGGCCCGGCGGAAAAAGCCGGACTGCAGAGGGGGGATGTTATTATCAAGTACAATGATACACAAATCGATAATGAACAAAAGCTGATTGATTGCGTTCAGAAAAGCAAGGTGGGAGATACCGCCGTAATGGTAGTTGTCAGAAACAAAAACAATATTTTTCTGACGGCAACTATTGAGGACAAGAACAGCCAGTAG
- a CDS encoding FAD-dependent oxidoreductase → MRAVLVVGAGLAGTKAALDLAEAGFDVYMVEKLPFVGGTMPKLDKMFPTHDCLICTLSPSSMDMGCKLSLVNRHPNIRTIINAQILDFTGRPGDFQVTLNGTCSVPTEPLNSCKIGMDLKAFTVNVGSVILSPGFKVADPGELSYYKYGIYPNIVTSLEFEEILKASKTSEKAILRPSDYKPAQKIAWIQCAGSRNEKLNKGYCSSICCMFAIKEAMMVKECSAEIKTKIFSMDLRIHGKGYEKYHRKAEKDYRIDFVASRIFEINQIEESHNLGIRYAAEDGTLYYEEFDLVVLSIGMEPPEDALELSEIFGIALDRFNFAKTVDLTGVCTTAPGIFVAGAFAGPKDIPETIAQASACVAEVALAAGEEKYISGEPLPLTDNLPWNPRTGVFICTCNNQLDSILDLRKIAEKLGADSVHIVSEICTREGKFAVQNIIKHEKYSHIIIAACGSRTSAFFMKQLVKECGLPESLLQIVNIREQCAWVHANEPAKATLKAFEQIRMAFVKASMSTVLPVEFSHIVPAVLIVGGGIVGLTSALYLAKLGFRVHMVEKEAVLGGKVARIKVGLKGENISVHLQHLVNEVINQPNIKIYLKTQVKSHSGFVGNFKSLLSSGEVVRHAVTIIASGGQEYISDEYYCNQDPRVYTQLQLEEAIYKNDASVRKAKNIVMIQCVGSRDKDQRTYCSKICCTKSLKLALQLKEQYPDKNIFILYRDIRTYGTFEKYYSEARLKGIIFIRYNLNNKPVLEKTEENLKVYIDDHILGQKMEIEADIISLATGVAASAENPKLARIFSLPLEDNGFFKEAHMKLRPIDFNTNGVFVCGLAHAPKSIEESIVQAKAAVGRSCTILYKDYLQSAGPVAVNNGKCAACLTCTRVCPYGIPRVINNKVFIDPVQCKGCGICTVECPHKAIELQNMSDEIMMAMIRSLFIPVEF, encoded by the coding sequence ATGAGAGCCGTTCTGGTTGTAGGCGCCGGTCTTGCCGGCACCAAAGCTGCATTGGATTTGGCGGAAGCCGGCTTTGATGTATATATGGTGGAAAAATTGCCTTTTGTCGGTGGAACTATGCCTAAGCTGGATAAAATGTTTCCTACGCATGATTGCTTAATCTGCACCTTATCGCCTAGTTCTATGGACATGGGTTGTAAGCTATCGCTAGTTAACAGGCACCCGAACATTAGAACTATCATTAATGCTCAAATTTTAGACTTTACCGGAAGGCCCGGTGATTTTCAAGTTACTCTCAACGGAACCTGCAGTGTACCTACGGAGCCATTGAATTCCTGTAAAATAGGCATGGATTTAAAAGCCTTCACTGTTAATGTAGGCTCGGTTATTTTAAGTCCCGGCTTTAAAGTGGCTGATCCGGGTGAATTGAGCTATTATAAATACGGAATTTATCCTAACATTGTAACCAGCCTGGAATTTGAAGAGATATTGAAAGCTTCTAAGACATCAGAAAAAGCTATTCTAAGACCGTCAGACTATAAACCTGCGCAAAAAATTGCCTGGATACAGTGTGCGGGTTCCCGAAATGAAAAATTAAATAAAGGCTATTGTTCTTCTATTTGCTGTATGTTTGCCATTAAGGAAGCTATGATGGTCAAGGAATGTTCCGCTGAAATTAAAACGAAGATTTTTTCTATGGATTTGCGTATACATGGCAAGGGTTATGAAAAATATCACAGAAAAGCGGAGAAGGATTACCGGATAGATTTTGTTGCTTCCAGAATTTTTGAAATTAATCAAATTGAAGAAAGCCATAATTTGGGTATACGTTATGCCGCGGAAGACGGTACCTTGTATTATGAGGAATTTGACCTGGTGGTTTTGTCTATCGGTATGGAACCCCCGGAAGACGCTCTGGAATTATCTGAGATATTCGGTATTGCCTTAGACAGGTTTAATTTTGCTAAAACTGTCGACTTGACGGGAGTCTGCACAACTGCTCCCGGCATTTTTGTGGCAGGCGCTTTTGCCGGCCCAAAGGATATCCCGGAAACTATAGCTCAGGCCTCGGCCTGTGTAGCCGAGGTTGCTCTGGCAGCAGGGGAGGAAAAATATATTTCAGGGGAGCCATTGCCGTTAACAGACAATTTACCATGGAACCCCCGTACCGGTGTATTTATCTGTACCTGTAATAACCAGTTGGACAGCATACTTGACTTGCGGAAAATTGCAGAGAAACTGGGGGCGGATTCAGTACATATAGTTTCTGAAATTTGTACCCGGGAGGGTAAATTTGCTGTTCAAAATATTATCAAGCATGAGAAATACAGTCATATTATCATTGCTGCTTGCGGTTCCAGAACCAGTGCTTTTTTTATGAAGCAATTAGTAAAAGAATGTGGTTTGCCGGAAAGCCTGCTGCAGATTGTGAATATTCGGGAACAGTGTGCCTGGGTGCATGCAAATGAACCGGCAAAGGCTACTCTAAAGGCCTTTGAACAGATTCGCATGGCATTCGTAAAAGCAAGTATGAGCACTGTTCTTCCTGTAGAATTTAGCCATATAGTTCCCGCAGTTTTAATAGTGGGAGGTGGAATTGTTGGCCTTACCTCAGCGCTATACCTGGCTAAACTAGGTTTTAGGGTACACATGGTGGAAAAAGAAGCTGTGCTGGGGGGGAAAGTGGCACGGATCAAAGTCGGTTTAAAAGGTGAGAACATTTCCGTCCATTTGCAGCACCTGGTTAATGAGGTGATTAATCAGCCTAATATAAAGATTTATCTGAAGACTCAGGTGAAAAGTCATTCAGGTTTTGTGGGTAATTTTAAGTCTCTTTTATCCAGCGGTGAAGTTGTTAGGCATGCTGTCACCATTATAGCCAGTGGGGGACAGGAATATATCAGCGATGAATACTATTGTAATCAAGATCCTCGTGTTTATACCCAATTGCAGTTGGAAGAGGCCATTTATAAGAATGATGCCTCTGTCAGAAAGGCTAAAAATATAGTTATGATTCAATGTGTCGGATCACGGGATAAAGACCAGAGGACCTATTGCAGCAAGATCTGCTGTACTAAATCATTAAAACTGGCCTTGCAGCTAAAGGAACAGTATCCCGACAAGAATATCTTTATATTATACAGGGATATCAGAACTTATGGAACTTTTGAAAAATATTACAGTGAGGCCAGGCTTAAGGGAATTATTTTTATTCGCTATAATTTAAATAATAAACCGGTTTTAGAAAAAACTGAAGAAAATCTGAAAGTTTATATAGACGATCACATTTTAGGACAGAAAATGGAAATTGAGGCTGATATAATCAGCCTCGCTACCGGTGTGGCCGCTTCAGCGGAAAATCCCAAGCTGGCCCGTATTTTTAGCTTGCCCCTGGAGGATAACGGGTTTTTTAAGGAAGCTCATATGAAATTAAGGCCTATTGATTTTAATACAAACGGTGTTTTTGTTTGCGGTCTGGCTCATGCGCCTAAATCAATTGAGGAGAGTATTGTTCAGGCCAAAGCGGCAGTCGGCCGGTCCTGTACTATCTTATATAAGGATTACCTGCAGTCTGCCGGGCCTGTTGCTGTGAATAACGGCAAATGTGCTGCCTGTTTAACCTGCACCCGTGTCTGTCCTTACGGCATACCCAGAGTGATTAATAACAAGGTGTTTATTGACCCGGTGCAGTGTAAGGGTTGTGGAATATGTACTGTAGAGTGCCCGCATAAGGCAATTGAACTGCAGAATATGAGTGATGAGATAATGATGGCGATGATCAGGAGCTTATTTATTCCTGTTGAGTTTTAA
- a CDS encoding lytic transglycosylase domain-containing protein: MNQALNNSSSVDSQANKKDFEIMLARAMLEKADLNSVLNYGTLTSPNNCSLNRSVTVDRLPFEQTAQAENNIKPDCVKATSDLAVPQEYLPSDKRYDSLIVVAAGKYKINPALLKGLIKAESDFDEAARSRAGALGLTQLMPSTARSLGVNPLKPEEAIEGGAKYLSQMLNRYNGDQALALAAYNAGPGNVDKYGGIPPFRETIHYVKKVTQNADNYSSDFGNPVT; this comes from the coding sequence ATGAATCAGGCCTTAAATAACTCCTCTTCTGTTGATTCCCAGGCGAATAAAAAGGATTTTGAAATTATGCTGGCCAGGGCTATGCTTGAAAAAGCAGATCTAAACAGTGTTTTAAATTATGGAACGTTAACATCACCCAATAATTGCTCCTTAAACCGCTCTGTAACTGTGGATCGTTTGCCCTTTGAGCAGACAGCACAGGCAGAAAATAATATAAAACCGGACTGTGTAAAAGCAACATCTGATCTTGCTGTTCCACAGGAATATTTACCCTCCGACAAAAGGTATGACTCTTTGATTGTGGTTGCAGCAGGCAAATATAAAATTAACCCGGCTCTTCTCAAGGGGTTGATTAAAGCGGAGTCGGATTTTGATGAGGCTGCCCGTTCACGTGCAGGTGCCCTTGGTTTGACCCAGTTGATGCCTTCTACAGCCCGCTCACTGGGTGTAAACCCGCTTAAGCCGGAAGAGGCGATAGAGGGTGGGGCTAAATATCTAAGCCAGATGCTTAACCGCTATAATGGTGATCAGGCTCTGGCTTTAGCCGCGTACAATGCCGGTCCCGGTAATGTGGATAAATACGGGGGAATACCTCCTTTTAGAGAAACAATTCATTACGTTAAAAAGGTTACACAGAATGCGGATAATTACAGCAGTGATTTTGGAAACCCGGTTACCTGA
- a CDS encoding DUF3243 domain-containing protein: MEIDVSWNGWKKMLGRAVDAVESIGASEDTIDSAAYHVGNFLSKNVDPANREQCLLKEMWDEAGSQERRVIASVVVRLADKEDRGNL, from the coding sequence ATGGAAATAGATGTGTCTTGGAACGGATGGAAAAAAATGTTGGGCAGAGCTGTTGATGCCGTTGAATCAATTGGCGCATCAGAAGATACTATTGACAGTGCTGCTTATCATGTGGGAAACTTTTTATCTAAAAATGTTGATCCCGCTAACCGGGAACAGTGTCTTTTGAAAGAAATGTGGGATGAAGCCGGCAGTCAGGAACGCCGGGTTATTGCTTCAGTAGTAGTCAGACTGGCTGATAAAGAGGATAGAGGTAATCTATGA
- a CDS encoding PaaI family thioesterase has protein sequence MSNIDNIEQFKNKIISGDLFPKHLGIEFLEIKPGYASVSLEIKEHMVNFHGITHGGIVLTLADTALGIASNSYGRPAVALNFSMNFIKKTVPGQTITATAEEINRTYRTALYRVTVRDESGEQIAVVDGLVYVKDKK, from the coding sequence TTGTCAAATATTGATAATATAGAACAGTTTAAAAACAAAATTATTTCCGGAGATCTTTTCCCTAAACATTTAGGTATTGAATTTCTTGAAATAAAACCCGGTTATGCGAGTGTGAGCCTGGAAATAAAAGAACATATGGTCAATTTTCACGGTATTACCCATGGAGGAATTGTATTGACTCTGGCTGATACTGCTTTAGGTATAGCCAGCAACTCTTACGGCAGGCCGGCTGTTGCTTTAAATTTCAGTATGAATTTCATCAAGAAGACTGTTCCCGGACAGACAATAACTGCAACCGCGGAGGAAATTAACCGAACCTACCGTACAGCCCTGTACAGAGTCACGGTTAGAGATGAGTCAGGTGAGCAAATAGCTGTAGTTGATGGGTTGGTCTATGTAAAGGATAAAAAATAA
- a CDS encoding phenylacetate--CoA ligase family protein encodes MKYWDQKNETMSGEELAALQLERLKNLAVRLYENVPFYKQSFDQTGIKPADIKSMEDLKYLPFTTKQDLRDNYPFGMFAVPMQDVVRVHASSGTTGKPTVVGYTKNDLTIWADLVARALTMAGATRTDLVQNAYGYGFFTGGLGVHYGTERIGATIVPISGGNSSRQLMIMQDFKTTILTCTPSYALHLAEAACEAGIDLKTLPLKAGVFGAEPWTNQMRNQLEELYGIMALDIYGLSEVLGPGVGCECAVKDGLHIFEDHFIVEIVDPETGKQVPDGERGELVFTTLTKEALPIIRYRTRDISVIRREQCACGRTHARIERITGRTDDMLIIRGVNVFPSQIESVLLEFGETEPHYQLVVDRKGSLDNLEVWVELSSSMFSDRVRFLEDLEHRLRHKILSVLGISARIKLVEPHTIPRSEGKAKRIVDRRELS; translated from the coding sequence ATGAAGTATTGGGATCAAAAAAACGAGACAATGTCCGGGGAAGAGCTGGCGGCCCTTCAATTGGAAAGGTTAAAGAACCTGGCAGTCAGGCTGTATGAGAATGTTCCTTTTTACAAACAGTCTTTTGATCAGACTGGCATAAAACCGGCCGATATCAAATCTATGGAAGATTTAAAATACCTGCCTTTTACCACTAAGCAGGATTTGCGCGATAATTACCCCTTTGGCATGTTTGCTGTTCCTATGCAGGACGTTGTAAGAGTACATGCATCCTCAGGGACAACAGGCAAACCTACCGTTGTCGGTTACACAAAAAATGATCTAACCATCTGGGCGGATTTGGTGGCACGGGCTTTAACCATGGCAGGAGCTACCAGGACAGACCTGGTGCAGAATGCTTATGGCTATGGATTTTTTACCGGGGGACTGGGCGTACATTACGGTACTGAGCGTATCGGGGCCACTATAGTTCCTATTTCAGGCGGCAATAGCTCCAGACAGCTCATGATTATGCAGGATTTTAAAACTACCATCTTGACCTGTACACCAAGCTATGCACTGCACCTGGCAGAGGCTGCCTGTGAAGCCGGTATTGATTTAAAAACTCTGCCCCTGAAAGCCGGTGTTTTCGGTGCGGAACCCTGGACAAATCAGATGCGCAACCAATTGGAGGAATTATATGGTATTATGGCTCTGGATATTTATGGATTAAGTGAAGTGCTGGGACCGGGAGTGGGCTGTGAATGTGCTGTGAAAGATGGCCTGCATATTTTTGAAGATCACTTCATTGTAGAAATCGTAGATCCGGAAACAGGAAAGCAAGTGCCTGACGGGGAAAGGGGTGAGTTGGTATTTACCACTTTGACCAAAGAGGCCCTGCCCATTATTCGCTACCGCACTAGGGATATTTCTGTGATTAGACGCGAACAATGCGCCTGTGGCCGTACACATGCCCGTATTGAGAGAATCACCGGCCGGACTGATGATATGCTGATTATCAGAGGTGTTAATGTGTTTCCTTCTCAAATTGAAAGCGTTCTGCTTGAATTTGGGGAAACAGAGCCTCATTATCAATTGGTAGTGGACAGAAAAGGCAGTCTGGATAATCTGGAGGTGTGGGTCGAACTTTCCAGCAGCATGTTCTCAGACAGGGTAAGATTTTTGGAAGATTTAGAACACAGGCTGAGACATAAAATTTTATCTGTATTGGGTATTTCCGCCCGCATCAAGCTGGTAGAGCCTCATACAATACCCAGAAGTGAAGGTAAGGCTAAGCGTATAGTAGACCGCAGAGAGCTTTCTTAG